Part of the Zonotrichia albicollis isolate bZonAlb1 chromosome 2, bZonAlb1.hap1, whole genome shotgun sequence genome, GCGAGTGGCTACTACCGCATCAGGCCCAGGGTGGACCGAGAGCCCTTCCTGGCATTCTGTGACATGTCCGATGGCGGGGGCTGGACCGTCATCCAGCGGCGCAGCAACGGCAGGGAGAACTTCAACAGGTGCGTTCACTGTTCTTGCAGCAACAGGGCTCGCAGTATGGACACCAGTTCCTacccctgtcctgctgccaggcAAACCCCCACCCTTGAGAAACAGGATGTGCAAAACCATGTATTAGTGATGATAGTTTAGGATTAGGACAATCTGGTGGTACCTGTTGGCAGCAGGGGGCCATTTTCAAAATGGATCTGCAACTTGGTGAGAACTTCCATGGGTTCTTTGCTTTTGAATGCATATTTTATCATTATGTCAAAGGCTCCAAATTGGCAGGTGTCTGCTACCTGCCACAGACTGAGACCTGTTGAACAGATCTGTTCTGGTATGAGGAATTATGTTCAGCATGTTGTAACATTTATTATCGTATTCAgataacttttaaaaatgccAAACCAGATTGTCCTTTTCCTGTGCAAAATCCCAGAGAGGTGACTTTCATGCTGAAATTTAGAGGAGGAGAGATGCTCTGGTAGCACAGTTCAGAAGAAATGTCCTCATGAATGTTAATTAACTATCACAGCACACACAATTTCAGGGCATTTCTACTGCCTTCTAAAGTCTATGCAGTGCATTGCAAAGCTACCTCAAGTGACTCTAAGGCAGCTTGCCCAGAGAGTGGTAGCTATCTAGCCAAGGTAGTTCAGGTCAAATAAAAACATCCTGAAGAGGAGCATTGACTAAAAATGTATTGACTAAAAAATATGAAGGTCAGGCAGAACGAATATCCATAATAGCAACATGAGAGAAGGAATAAACACAGGGTTACTAAAACTCGAAATGATGACAAACACTGAAGTATATGAGAATATCAAAGGTAGAGTAGGTGAATTATGACTTGTTGGAGAACAATATCAGGTGTTTTGCTGAAGACCAATGtgacagctgctgctttccctttccttttatCTGGAAACATCAGTCTGCAAGCACTGCATCTAGCAGTTTGAAGGTTTGATCCCCATGTATGTGTGTGCACAGGTTGAGCAAGGGAAAACGTAAGCTGTAAGTTGTATTTACTGTTAGATGAGTCGGATGCTTTTAGAAAACAGTATCTAGATACAGGTGAAGTTTTAATTGTTACCATTCTCAAGTTTCACAAACTGTCTAATCCCCTCTCATGATGAAATTTATATCTATACATTTTTCTGCACAGGAAATGGGATGATTACaaactgggatttgggaaattCCAGGGCAAGAATGATGAATACTGGCTGGGAAATGACCACATCTATGACCTTCTTGCTAGAGGTCTGAGTATTTTTTCTCCATAGATTTCTCTTTAATTTGCTTTAGGTATTCATCTAACATGACACAACTTTATGTTTAGGAGAGAACTCATTAAAGATTGACCTGGTGGACTGGCATGGGGAAAAACGTTATGCAATCTATGAAAATTTCCAGCTTGCAAATGAGCAGGTAAGAAATGGAGAGAGCAGTGATTTTCTTGCCTTGGTCTGTGAGGGTGGGGCAGTGCATACACAGCATCACACCAGTATCAGGGTTGTATCTACAGCTCTGCAAAACTTACCTGCTCTGGTTTCCTGGGCTTCCTAGTTTGTGTGACTGACAAAGAGCCCTGGGATCAGGGACATAAACCTGGGACTTCTTCCTTACAACTGAGAGCCCAGGTCAGTGGGTGGCAGGATCACATGTTTGTGCCCTCTTGCTAACTGTGCTGCTGAACAGAGGGCAGTTCCCTGgccacagggcacagggatccCCACATATATTTGCCTCTAGCCTCATGATTTAAATTCTTCTGTGAGTGAGAAGACTCTTGGGGTTTGAACCTCTGCAACTAAATGGAACCCTGTTCTCCTGCTTTCTAAGAGAGTGTTTCAGACTGTCACACAAAAGGCAAGTGCCAGAGCAAATCCTCtcaactttattttaaaataaaacagcaaattCTAATCAAAGCTTTGAAAGAGCAGTTCTAAGTTCCTATCTTGAAGAGAAGTACCTGTAGCACTATACCTACTGCTACAGACACAGAAAGCCCAGAGACAGACACATCCTGTATTTTCATGCTGTGCTTTTCTAGCTGTAGACAGTGTCCAGCTCCATACATGTGCTGTTCTTTGCAGACTTGCCTTCCTGAACACCACATGTAACTAGCCCAAATAACCAAGGACACTGCATGGACCAGTCCTAGTTCCAACTCCATCACCACTCCAGAAATGTTTACATTAAACTCAATTTGCAATTAGAGGTTTCTTATGAAAAGTTTGAACAGCTGCATTTCAATACCTTATGCCATTTTTCATAAAGAAATGAGGCCAGTGATGGCAGGAGAAAGCCCACAACACAAATATGACCATCCACTAAATATCTAATATCTCTTCAACCTTTTAGTTGTGCACAATGGAACTGTTGTTCTAAATATTCCTACCAGGACCAGATAATAGAAATCAGATGGCTTCTCATCCTTGGAAGAGCAAAATGCCTAAGCATTTATTCTAGCTGAAGAACTGCTCTGTTTAGGAAGGCAATTACTTGACACTTGGCAGTTTTTGCTAAGTTGTTCTTGATCAGCTAGAAAGAGCTTTCCATCTTGCTGTAAGGTGTATTAAATGGTTGTTGAATGACAATAAACCTGGAGCCTTTTCTAGCAGCAGCAGTAATTACCAATCCCTTCTGGAAGTTTAAATCCTGCATTGATCTACACTAGGATGATTAAAGCATGGAGACAAAAGTCTCTCTTGACTTCAACAGTGCCTTTGACAGTGAATGAAATATCCAGAGCTAATTTGGCCTCaaaactgtgaggaaaggcagaAAGAATGGATGTCAAATAAATGTTTCACATATTCTTGCAGGAAAATTACAGGTTATGGTTTGGCACCTATTCTGGTAATGCTGGCGACGCTCTGTCTGGTGGGAGCAATTTTGAAGATCAGTGGTCAGCTTCTCACAGAGGGATGCAGTTCACCACATTTGATAAGGATCACGATCAGTTCCTGGCAGGCAACTGTGCATCAGAGAACAAGGGTGGCTGGTGGTTTAACAGGTATGGAAAACAGCTGATTCTTCTTGGATGTGTAGGTTGTGGGTGGCTGCACAGCTGAGAGGACTTGCCTGCCTTACAGCAGCTGGAGGCTGCTGTGTGCACTTGCCACCTCTCACAGCCAAACCTACAGATCctcaaaggaaaacaatttaCTACTTTTATTAGAGCAAAGCAGGTAAGTTGAATTCACTTTAAGAAAATGGGTCAGAACAAATGCACGGGGGACAATGACCTGGAAGGAAAAGAGCTCAGTTAAAATTCCTGAAAGTGCTTTGTGTTATACTCCAGTGAAGAAAACAGCTGTAGCCATGGTAAGGTGAAGTGTGTACAAAGAACATTTCCCTAGAACGGACCCTCTATCTAAGAGCAGAGCTACCCCACAGCAGTTATAAGGGTGTTTTTGCTGTTTGGGCATATGCCACACATCAGTGGATAGGGACTCAAGTTTAACAGCCCTGGAATCTGGGATATAACACTCTCAGATTTTCTCTGCTTTAGTACAGGATGAGCCTCTTAGACCAGATTCTCATCACATACCACTTGAAATTGGTGGAGCTAAAAAAATGT contains:
- the LOC102072517 gene encoding fibrinogen-like protein 1 isoform X3, encoding MSVMMHWLLLLLLVSFGSPALRFSLKDILENTYHRTKSELFSGNRSEQHETLLPTTSGNLIVYDEALGFAPSPFNRQVPLCPDCSAVYGRRSTASGYYRIRPRVDREPFLAFCDMSDGGGWTVIQRRSNGRENFNRKWDDYKLGFGKFQGKNDEYWLGNDHIYDLLARGENSLKIDLVDWHGEKRYAIYENFQLANEQENYRLWFGTYSGNAGDALSGGSNFEDQWSASHRGMQFTTFDKDHDQFLAGNCASENKGGWWFNRCHAVNLNGRYYKRGRYSGPHDDGLVWSTWHGMWYSLKYSAMKIRPPFFIDRESGDGDNSQAS
- the LOC102072517 gene encoding fibrinogen-like protein 1 isoform X4 yields the protein MSVMMHWLLLLLLVSFGSPALRFSLKDILENTYHRTKSELFSGNRSEQHETLLPTTSGNLIVYDEDCSAVYGRRSTASGYYRIRPRVDREPFLAFCDMSDGGGWTVIQRRSNGRENFNRKWDDYKLGFGKFQGKNDEYWLGNDHIYDLLARGENSLKIDLVDWHGEKRYAIYENFQLANEQENYRLWFGTYSGNAGDALSGGSNFEDQWSASHRGMQFTTFDKDHDQFLAGNCASENKGGWWFNRCHAVNLNGRYYKRGRYSGPHDDGLVWSTWHGMWYSLKYSAMKIRPPFFIDRESGDGDNSQAS
- the LOC102072517 gene encoding fibrinogen-like protein 1 isoform X2, producing MSVMMHWLLLLLLVSFGSPALRFSDKDICLLDNTKLKQRLKHLQDLLYLYELQLKDILENTYHRTKSELFSGNRSEQHETLLPTTSGNLIVYDEDCSAVYGRRSTASGYYRIRPRVDREPFLAFCDMSDGGGWTVIQRRSNGRENFNRKWDDYKLGFGKFQGKNDEYWLGNDHIYDLLARGENSLKIDLVDWHGEKRYAIYENFQLANEQENYRLWFGTYSGNAGDALSGGSNFEDQWSASHRGMQFTTFDKDHDQFLAGNCASENKGGWWFNRCHAVNLNGRYYKRGRYSGPHDDGLVWSTWHGMWYSLKYSAMKIRPPFFIDRESGDGDNSQAS